A part of Mycobacteriales bacterium genomic DNA contains:
- a CDS encoding DUF3662 and FHA domain-containing protein codes for MGVLQRFERRLEGLVEGAFARVFGGVVQPVEVAAALQREAADKKAIVGQGRVLVPNAYVVELGPSDFERLGEYDEPLRAELASMVREHADEQGWSFVGSVGVTFERVEELDTGVFRVRSAVAADPPGQGSPASGAGRPRLVLPAAAGNGERVVVLTSLVTVVGRGAEADVRLADTGVSRAHAELRFEGDTVKLADLRSTNGTLLNGRRITSAVLSDGDRIDVGGTPMVFRREA; via the coding sequence GTGGGAGTGCTGCAGCGCTTCGAGCGTCGGCTCGAAGGCCTCGTCGAGGGTGCCTTCGCCCGCGTCTTCGGCGGGGTGGTCCAGCCGGTCGAGGTGGCCGCCGCCCTCCAGCGTGAGGCGGCCGACAAGAAGGCGATCGTGGGCCAGGGCCGGGTGCTCGTGCCCAACGCCTACGTCGTCGAGCTCGGACCCTCCGACTTCGAGCGTCTGGGGGAGTACGACGAGCCGCTGCGGGCCGAGCTGGCCAGCATGGTGCGTGAGCACGCCGACGAGCAGGGCTGGTCGTTCGTCGGCTCCGTCGGCGTCACCTTCGAGCGGGTCGAGGAGCTCGACACCGGCGTGTTCCGGGTCCGCAGCGCCGTCGCCGCCGACCCGCCCGGGCAGGGATCGCCCGCCAGCGGTGCCGGTCGGCCGCGCCTCGTCCTGCCGGCCGCAGCCGGCAACGGTGAGCGGGTGGTGGTGCTGACCTCCCTCGTCACCGTCGTCGGCCGTGGCGCCGAGGCCGACGTGCGGCTGGCCGACACGGGCGTCTCGCGCGCCCACGCCGAGCTGCGGTTCGAGGGGGACACGGTGAAGCTGGCCGACCTGCGCTCGACGAACGGCACGTTGCTCAACGGCCGCCGGATCACCTCGGCGGTGCTGTCGGACGGCGACCGGATCGACGTCGGCGGCACCCCGATGGTCTTCCGGCGGGAGGCCTGA
- a CDS encoding FHA domain-containing protein — translation MGSALVVAAVKYGLLVLLWLFVIAAFRTVRSDLYGGRVARVPAAAPAVATTHRDPAAGRSRGRSMARKLVVTEGALAGTTVGLGEDPVTLGRADDSTLVLTDDYASTRHARLFPGEGHWLVEDLGSTNGTYLGNAKVVRPTPVPVGSPIRIGKTVLELRP, via the coding sequence ATGGGCAGCGCCCTGGTCGTCGCCGCCGTGAAGTACGGCCTGCTCGTCCTGCTCTGGCTGTTCGTGATCGCCGCGTTCCGCACGGTCCGCAGCGACCTGTACGGCGGCCGGGTGGCGCGTGTGCCCGCCGCCGCACCAGCGGTCGCGACCACCCACCGCGACCCGGCTGCCGGCAGGTCGCGCGGCCGCAGCATGGCGCGCAAACTGGTCGTCACCGAGGGCGCGCTGGCCGGCACGACCGTCGGCCTCGGGGAGGACCCGGTCACGCTGGGCCGGGCGGACGACTCCACCCTCGTGCTGACCGACGACTACGCGAGCACCCGGCACGCCCGGCTGTTCCCCGGCGAGGGCCACTGGCTGGTGGAGGATCTCGGATCGACCAACGGCACCTACCTCGGCAACGCCAAGGTGGTCCGCCCCACACCCGTCCCGGTCGGCTCCCCGATCCGGATCGGCAAGACCGTGCTCGAGCTGCGCCCATGA
- a CDS encoding PP2C family serine/threonine-protein phosphatase — MSLSLRFAARSHTGLLRDGNEDSVYAGPRVLAVADGMGGHAAGEVASAVAIASLAQLDDDVPGSDLLDVLRTSALAANDHLRDMVAGDAGLNGMGTTLTAFLFAGHRLGLLHIGDSRAYLLREGSLAQITHDHTLVQTLVDEGRISEEEASTHPQRSLITRALDGRAEIEPDLSVREARIGDRYLLCTDGLTGPVGRLETLQEALSLEDPQEACDRLVQLALRGGGPDNVTVIVADVVPGNGRHSSSPVVAGAAAASPQAPPDGISDTAAGRARTAEGRDVPPPAPAAAEPALGADRTQRRRSRGRTAVVTLVVLALTAIGAGSGWAYVRSQYYVGIDGEQVAIFRGVTGQVAGMRLSSVEQRTELTTERLDPLATSRVRQGIVAADRDDAESIVERLVLRFPACEPRTAPIPAPSGPPVSGTPTTQSPTTQALTTPAPPTQAPAPTGGSGSPAPAVSTPTPEPACPPDAS; from the coding sequence TTGAGCCTGTCCCTGCGGTTCGCCGCCCGCTCGCACACCGGCCTGCTGCGGGACGGAAACGAGGACTCGGTCTACGCCGGGCCGCGGGTGCTCGCGGTGGCCGACGGGATGGGCGGCCATGCCGCCGGCGAGGTCGCCTCAGCCGTAGCGATCGCGTCGCTGGCACAGCTCGACGACGACGTGCCCGGCAGCGACCTGCTCGACGTCCTGCGCACCAGCGCCCTGGCGGCCAACGACCACCTGCGCGACATGGTCGCCGGCGACGCCGGGCTCAACGGCATGGGCACCACGCTCACCGCCTTCCTGTTCGCCGGCCACCGGCTCGGGCTGCTGCACATCGGCGACTCCCGCGCCTACCTGCTGCGCGAGGGCTCGCTGGCCCAGATCACGCACGACCACACGCTGGTCCAGACGCTGGTCGACGAGGGCCGGATCAGCGAGGAGGAGGCCAGCACCCACCCGCAGCGCTCCCTGATCACCCGGGCTCTGGACGGCCGGGCGGAGATCGAGCCGGACCTGTCGGTGCGCGAGGCGCGCATCGGTGACCGGTACCTGCTGTGCACCGACGGCCTCACCGGGCCGGTAGGCCGGCTCGAGACTCTGCAGGAGGCGCTGTCGCTGGAGGACCCGCAGGAGGCGTGCGACCGGCTGGTCCAGCTGGCGCTGCGCGGCGGCGGCCCCGACAACGTCACGGTCATCGTCGCCGACGTGGTGCCGGGCAACGGCCGGCACAGCTCCTCGCCGGTCGTCGCAGGGGCTGCCGCGGCGTCGCCGCAGGCGCCGCCGGACGGCATCTCCGACACAGCGGCCGGCCGCGCCCGCACCGCCGAGGGCCGCGACGTCCCGCCGCCCGCGCCCGCGGCCGCGGAGCCCGCCCTCGGAGCGGACCGTACGCAGCGCCGCCGCTCGCGCGGGCGGACGGCCGTCGTGACCCTCGTGGTGCTCGCCCTGACAGCGATCGGCGCCGGATCCGGCTGGGCCTATGTCCGGTCGCAGTACTACGTCGGCATCGACGGTGAGCAGGTCGCGATCTTCCGTGGCGTCACCGGGCAGGTGGCCGGGATGCGGCTGTCCAGCGTCGAGCAGCGCACCGAGCTGACGACCGAGCGGCTCGACCCGCTCGCCACCTCCCGCGTACGCCAGGGGATCGTGGCCGCCGACCGCGACGACGCCGAGTCGATCGTCGAGCGCCTGGTGCTCCGGTTCCCCGCATGTGAGCCCCGCACGGCGCCGATCCCCGCACCGTCCGGCCCGCCCGTCTCCGGCACCCCCACCACCCAGTCGCCCACCACCCAGGCCCTCACCACGCCGGCGCCCCCCACCCAGGCGCCGGCGCCGACGGGCGGCAGCGGCAGCCCGGCTCCCGCGGTGTCCACGCCGACGCCCGAACCTGCCTGCCCGCCGGACGCGTCGTGA
- a CDS encoding FtsW/RodA/SpoVE family cell cycle protein has protein sequence MTAPTVTPSYVPPRRGVELLLTTFAVLIAVLAYAAVGLAVEKRIPAGTLGYGLGLGAVFLLAHLAVRRLAPHADPLILPCVALLNGLGLVMIRRLDFAAAERAEQLARAIPAGEAPRQLIWTAVGIAAFVAVLTLVPDHTRLQRYTYTSAAAGLVLLLLPALPVLGRTINGARLWIRVGPLQVQPSELAKLLLIVFFAGYLVAKRDVLSLASRRVMGLDLPRARDLGPVLIAWAASLAVLIRGKDLGSSLLFFALFVVMLYIATERTSWLLIGLGLFAGGALVTYQYFDHVARRVDTWLDPFADPDRSGYQLVQSLFGFGTGGITGTGLGEGRPGTVPFASTDFIMAAIGEELGLVGVMAVLLVFGLIVERGLRAALSCRDSFGKLLAGGLSFSLALQVFVIVGGVTGLIPLTGITLPWLSYGGSSIVANWALVALLLRVSDAARRPAPAPVTPEAARQALASAQTQIVRRPGVAS, from the coding sequence GTGACCGCGCCGACCGTCACCCCCTCCTACGTCCCACCGCGGCGCGGCGTCGAGTTGCTGCTGACGACCTTCGCCGTCCTCATCGCGGTGCTGGCGTATGCCGCGGTCGGTCTGGCCGTCGAGAAGCGGATTCCCGCGGGCACCCTCGGCTACGGCCTGGGCCTGGGCGCGGTGTTCCTGCTCGCCCACCTCGCCGTGCGCCGCCTGGCGCCTCATGCCGACCCGCTGATCCTGCCGTGCGTCGCACTGCTCAACGGGCTGGGCCTGGTGATGATCCGGCGACTGGACTTCGCGGCGGCCGAGCGTGCCGAGCAGTTGGCCAGGGCAATTCCCGCCGGTGAGGCTCCGCGCCAGCTCATCTGGACCGCCGTCGGGATCGCCGCCTTCGTGGCGGTGCTGACCCTCGTACCCGACCACACCCGACTGCAGCGCTACACCTACACCTCTGCCGCGGCCGGTCTGGTGTTGTTGCTCCTGCCGGCACTGCCGGTCCTCGGGCGGACCATCAACGGCGCGCGACTGTGGATCCGGGTCGGCCCGCTCCAGGTGCAGCCCAGCGAGCTGGCCAAACTGCTGCTCATCGTGTTCTTCGCCGGCTACCTGGTCGCCAAGCGCGACGTGCTGTCGTTGGCCAGCCGCCGGGTGATGGGCCTGGACCTGCCGCGCGCCCGCGACCTCGGCCCGGTGCTCATCGCCTGGGCCGCCAGCCTCGCGGTACTCATCCGTGGCAAGGACCTGGGCAGCTCGCTGCTGTTCTTCGCGCTGTTCGTGGTGATGCTCTACATCGCCACCGAGCGGACCAGCTGGCTGCTCATCGGCCTGGGACTGTTCGCCGGAGGCGCGCTGGTGACCTACCAGTACTTCGACCACGTCGCGCGGCGGGTGGACACCTGGCTCGACCCGTTCGCCGACCCGGACCGCTCCGGCTACCAGCTGGTGCAGTCATTGTTCGGCTTCGGCACCGGCGGGATCACCGGCACTGGTCTGGGTGAGGGCCGCCCGGGCACCGTGCCGTTCGCCAGCACCGACTTCATCATGGCCGCCATCGGGGAGGAGCTCGGGCTGGTCGGCGTCATGGCGGTGCTGCTGGTGTTCGGGCTCATCGTCGAGCGCGGGCTGCGGGCGGCACTGTCCTGCCGCGACTCGTTCGGCAAGCTGTTGGCCGGGGGGCTGTCCTTCTCGCTGGCTCTGCAGGTGTTCGTCATCGTCGGCGGCGTCACCGGGCTGATCCCGCTCACGGGCATCACGCTGCCCTGGCTGTCCTATGGGGGCTCCAGCATCGTCGCCAACTGGGCGCTGGTCGCGCTGCTGCTGCGGGTCAGCGACGCCGCCCGCCGCCCGGCACCCGCACCGGTCACCCCCGAGGCGGCCCGCCAGGCGCTGGCCTCCGCGCAGACCCAGATCGTCCGGCGACCGGGGGTGGCATCGTGA
- a CDS encoding penicillin-binding protein 2 translates to MNRPLRRVALACIVLFGLLLLNVNWVQVVKAEDYRDDPKNSRVLLRTYERERGPIAVLAQGGRREAVAESVEVDGPLTWLRRYPGGPAYSHVTGYYSLIYGRTGVERAEDQVLSGEDDRLFVRRLSDYVTGRAPQGGSVLLTLDPKAQEAAFRGLGSKRGAVVALDPRTGAVLAMVSFPAFDPAKLSSFDPAEIRAYYDQLNDATDDPLLNRAISKTYPPGSTFKVVTAAAALESGEVTPEDKIPSPKVLDLPQTTNDLRNFGGASCSGETSTLAEALRISCNTAFGALGLQLGGDTLGEQARAFGFGDNDLRVPTSVADSRFPDDPDPPQTAQSAIGQYDVRVTPLQMALVAAGVANGGQLMRPYLVKEAQAPDLSVLEVPKPEVYQRAVSAGVAAELTRMMELVVAEGSGRRAQIDGLRVAGKTGTAQHAQGRPPHAWFIGFAPAEDPQVAVAVVVEDGGDLGSEATGGALSAPIARDVMRAVLGR, encoded by the coding sequence GTGAACCGTCCGCTGCGGCGCGTCGCGCTGGCCTGCATCGTGCTGTTCGGCCTGCTGCTGCTGAACGTCAACTGGGTGCAGGTCGTGAAGGCCGAGGATTACCGCGACGATCCGAAGAACTCCCGGGTCCTGCTGCGCACCTACGAGCGCGAACGCGGGCCGATCGCCGTCCTCGCCCAGGGCGGCCGGCGCGAGGCGGTCGCCGAGTCGGTCGAGGTGGACGGCCCGCTGACGTGGCTGCGGCGCTACCCCGGCGGCCCGGCGTACTCCCACGTCACCGGCTACTACTCGCTGATCTACGGGCGGACCGGCGTGGAGCGGGCCGAGGACCAGGTGCTGTCGGGCGAGGACGACCGGTTGTTCGTGCGCCGCTTGTCGGACTACGTGACCGGGCGGGCGCCGCAGGGCGGCTCGGTGCTGCTGACCCTCGACCCGAAGGCGCAGGAGGCGGCCTTCCGGGGGCTCGGGAGCAAGCGCGGCGCGGTCGTAGCGTTGGACCCACGCACCGGCGCGGTCCTCGCGATGGTCAGTTTCCCGGCATTCGACCCGGCCAAGCTCAGCTCGTTCGATCCGGCCGAGATCCGCGCCTACTACGACCAACTGAACGACGCGACCGACGACCCGCTGCTCAACCGGGCGATCAGCAAGACCTACCCGCCCGGGTCGACGTTCAAGGTGGTCACCGCCGCCGCGGCGCTCGAGTCCGGTGAGGTCACCCCCGAGGACAAGATCCCGTCACCCAAGGTGCTCGACCTGCCGCAGACGACCAACGACCTGCGCAACTTCGGCGGCGCGTCCTGCAGCGGCGAGACGTCCACGCTGGCCGAGGCACTGCGGATCTCCTGCAACACCGCGTTCGGTGCGCTGGGCCTGCAGCTCGGCGGCGACACACTGGGCGAACAGGCGCGCGCCTTCGGCTTCGGCGACAACGACCTGCGGGTTCCCACGAGCGTTGCGGACAGCCGGTTCCCGGATGACCCCGACCCACCGCAGACCGCACAGTCCGCGATCGGGCAGTACGACGTGCGCGTCACCCCGCTGCAGATGGCCCTCGTCGCCGCGGGCGTCGCCAACGGAGGCCAGCTCATGAGGCCGTACCTGGTGAAAGAGGCTCAGGCGCCGGATCTCTCGGTGCTCGAAGTGCCGAAGCCGGAGGTCTACCAGCGCGCCGTGTCCGCCGGTGTCGCCGCCGAGCTGACCCGGATGATGGAGCTGGTCGTCGCCGAGGGCAGCGGCCGGCGGGCGCAGATCGACGGGCTCCGGGTCGCCGGAAAGACCGGCACCGCGCAGCACGCTCAGGGGCGCCCGCCGCATGCCTGGTTCATCGGTTTCGCGCCGGCCGAGGACCCGCAGGTCGCCGTGGCGGTGGTGGTCGAGGACGGCGGCGATCTGGGCAGCGAGGCGACCGGTGGCGCGCTGTCGGCGCCGATCGCGCGGGACGTCATGCGCGCGGTCCTGGGCCGATGA
- a CDS encoding protein kinase, with amino-acid sequence MSPPGVGVADTLLADRYHLVERIAVGGMGEVWRAEDVLLDRTVAVKKLRPEHVDDEDFRARFRAEARHAGRLSHPGIASIYDFGERDGQAWLVMELVEGEPLSALLRRQRTLSVDRTLDVVAQTAAALQAAHDGRVVHRDVKPGNLLVRPDGAVKVTDFGIASAADAVPLTRTGTVVGTAFYLSPEQAAGSSGIPASDVYSLGVVAYECLAGGRPFPGDNPVAVALAHLQSPPPDLPSTVPAPVRELVAQALAKDPADRFVTAGEMCRRATELRAALAPTGADPDPARGGGGLAALPVEPPAATGILPLPAAPPLEPLRRPALRVPGSRARSSRSAVRVAALLLALLALGAGVRTAASSTSPTVAASVTVPAVAIGTPEDTARRLLEDTGLPVERRDGSSTTVPPGSVLSVSPEAGSTVAPGTPVVLVVSTGPPRVAVEAAGYLGRPAAEVQAALSDLGLLPRLVDDGSGRPVGTVSSVEPAGQVVVGTTVTVHVVPVPAPVVQQPAPAEPPAPGKQPGRGKGKSQGKGKG; translated from the coding sequence ATGAGCCCGCCCGGGGTCGGTGTGGCCGACACGCTGCTGGCCGACCGCTACCACCTCGTGGAGCGCATCGCCGTCGGCGGGATGGGCGAGGTGTGGCGGGCCGAGGACGTCCTGCTCGATCGCACCGTCGCGGTCAAGAAGCTGCGCCCCGAGCACGTCGACGACGAGGACTTCCGGGCTCGCTTCCGGGCCGAGGCCCGGCACGCCGGCCGGTTGTCGCACCCGGGTATCGCGTCGATCTACGACTTCGGCGAGCGGGACGGCCAGGCGTGGCTGGTAATGGAGCTGGTCGAGGGTGAGCCGCTGTCCGCCCTGCTGCGCCGACAGCGCACCCTGTCGGTGGACCGGACCCTCGACGTCGTCGCGCAGACTGCCGCCGCCCTGCAGGCCGCGCACGACGGCCGCGTGGTGCACCGTGACGTCAAGCCGGGCAACCTGCTGGTCCGGCCGGACGGCGCGGTCAAGGTGACCGACTTCGGGATCGCGTCGGCGGCGGATGCGGTGCCCCTCACCCGGACGGGGACGGTCGTCGGAACGGCCTTCTACCTGTCACCGGAGCAGGCTGCGGGGAGCAGCGGTATCCCCGCCAGCGACGTCTACTCCCTCGGTGTCGTGGCGTACGAGTGCCTGGCCGGCGGGCGCCCGTTCCCCGGCGACAACCCAGTGGCGGTCGCGCTCGCGCACCTGCAGAGCCCGCCGCCGGATCTCCCGTCGACGGTGCCCGCCCCGGTGCGCGAGCTCGTCGCACAGGCGCTGGCCAAGGACCCGGCCGACCGCTTCGTTACGGCCGGTGAGATGTGCCGGCGGGCCACCGAGCTGCGGGCGGCGCTGGCCCCGACGGGTGCGGACCCGGACCCTGCCCGGGGCGGCGGCGGGCTCGCGGCGCTGCCGGTCGAGCCGCCGGCCGCGACCGGGATCCTTCCGTTGCCCGCTGCCCCGCCGCTGGAGCCGCTGCGCCGGCCGGCACTGCGCGTGCCGGGCAGCCGGGCGCGCTCGTCCCGCTCCGCAGTTCGCGTGGCAGCGCTGCTGCTCGCGCTACTGGCGCTCGGTGCCGGCGTCCGGACAGCGGCGTCCTCGACATCGCCGACCGTCGCCGCCTCGGTCACGGTGCCGGCCGTCGCGATCGGCACTCCCGAGGACACCGCCCGCCGGCTCCTGGAGGACACCGGCCTGCCGGTGGAGCGTCGCGACGGCAGCTCGACCACCGTGCCGCCGGGCTCGGTGCTGTCGGTCTCACCGGAAGCCGGCAGTACGGTCGCGCCGGGCACCCCCGTCGTCCTCGTCGTGTCCACGGGGCCACCGCGGGTGGCGGTGGAGGCCGCCGGCTACCTCGGTCGACCGGCCGCAGAGGTCCAGGCCGCGCTGAGCGATCTGGGTCTGCTGCCCCGGCTCGTCGACGACGGCAGCGGCCGCCCGGTCGGTACGGTCAGCAGCGTGGAGCCCGCCGGGCAGGTCGTCGTCGGCACGACCGTGACGGTGCACGTCGTCCCGGTGCCGGCACCGGTCGTGCAGCAGCCGGCCCCGGCCGAGCCGCCGGCGCCCGGGAAGCAGCCCGGCAGGGGCAAGGGCAAGAGCCAGGGCAAGGGCAAGGGGTGA